The region GGGCGACCACAACGAATCGGCGCCGACCGATGCACTCGGAAGGCCAACGCTAGCGTACTTCTTTCACCTTGGGAGCGGTGCGGCAGCTCCAGTCACCTACTCGATGATGTTCCGATCCGTATCCAGGTGAATAGTGATTTTCCTGGCTTTGGTCTCGCCCCCAACCTCGTGGATGGTCGGCGACCCGGTCAGGACGATCGTGCGGCTTACGGTGTCGAGTAGGGCATCGTTTCCTGTATACCACCGGGATCCTCGATCGATTCGAACATCGCCGTCGGCACTTGCAGTCTTAACGTCGCGAAGATCGCGCGCATAGTTAAGCCGGAGTCTCGCGCTCGAGAGCCGGCAAGCAGGAATCTTCATGTGGACGTTCCCCGAGAATAGGACCGACTGGGCAGAAGTGTCGAGCGATGTCGTTTCCGCCCGAACCTGCATCGGCCTGGTGACGCTGGGGATCTCCGCAGCGGCGACCAGGATAACTGCGATCGCCGACAGTGCGCCAAGTAGTATGCGGCGGCTTTGTCTGGACCCAGTCCGGGTTATTAAAGCCGCACGTT is a window of Candidatus Binataceae bacterium DNA encoding:
- a CDS encoding LptA/OstA family protein, whose translation is MERAALITRTGSRQSRRILLGALSAIAVILVAAAEIPSVTRPMQVRAETTSLDTSAQSVLFSGNVHMKIPACRLSSARLRLNYARDLRDVKTASADGDVRIDRGSRWYTGNDALLDTVSRTIVLTGSPTIHEVGGETKARKITIHLDTDRNIIE